One Deltaproteobacteria bacterium DNA window includes the following coding sequences:
- a CDS encoding TM0996/MTH895 family glutaredoxin-like protein, with protein sequence MEIKILGPGCPKCNQTLQVVKEAVAETGVEANVEKVTDLLEIATYGVLGTPAVVVDGEVKSVGKIPKKEEVKAWLEK encoded by the coding sequence ATGGAAATAAAGATTCTGGGGCCTGGATGTCCTAAGTGCAACCAGACACTACAAGTTGTGAAGGAGGCTGTAGCGGAAACCGGTGTCGAGGCCAATGTGGAAAAGGTCACCGACCTCCTGGAGATTGCCACATACGGGGTGTTAGGAACTCCAGCCGTGGTTGTTGACGGCGAGGTAAAGTCGGTAGGAAAGATTCCCAAAAAAGAGGAGGTGAAAGCCTGGCTGGAAAAGTGA
- a CDS encoding thioredoxin family protein, producing MEIKVLGPGCPNCERLEQEIYKVLGELNAGADVEHVRDLKEIASHGFVPTPGLVINGQLVSTGKVPSKAEIMEWLEETKPE from the coding sequence CTGGAAATCAAGGTTCTCGGCCCAGGGTGTCCCAATTGCGAGCGGTTGGAACAAGAAATTTATAAGGTTCTGGGTGAGCTTAATGCAGGCGCAGACGTGGAGCACGTCCGAGACCTCAAGGAAATTGCATCTCACGGCTTTGTGCCAACACCTGGCCTGGTCATAAATGGCCAGCTGGTTTCCACAGGCAAGGTCCCCAGTAAAGCCGAGATAATGGAATGGCTGGAAGAGACCAAGCCCGAATGA